Sequence from the Thunnus maccoyii chromosome 22, fThuMac1.1, whole genome shotgun sequence genome:
TCCATCTAAATATTATTGGAGGCAGAGATAATAAAAGTTGcaataaatatgtgaaataaCATTGCGAGTGCACAGCAAGCCCACTTCCTTGGCAGTTTACATCTGAAATGAATGTGTTAATATGTGAAGTGTGCATATAACCACTGGCTCAATGGAACATCTtaacaaatgtatgtttttttaaaaatttgtaagcttataaaataaaattctccCTGAAAAATTGAATGTAAGTCAAAGTTTAATGTGACTGACATTGGAAAATGCACGGTCAATAAAAGGACCTTATAGTTCAATGACGTGTTTCATCTCAAAGCTATTAAAGATCCATCATGTTAGTTGGCCATCAAGTTTAAATTGTCTGTGGTTTATTTGTGGCTGCATCTGATTGCCAGCTCTAAAAGATGGCTGAAAATCAAAAGGTCTGGTCCACCATTGGTGCAACTGAAGTTCAGGTGGGACCAAAAGGACGTGGCACTCTTAAGGCCTGGTGCATCAGCATTTAAAACGGCAACGTTTCGCGACAAGGTCATTCCATCATTTGGCCGCGATTAGTGACTGTTCCACACAAAATTTTCACAtcaagttcaactttggtgaatTTTCAACCACAGACCAGTTGGCAAGCCTTTTTGATAGTGCTGAACTTTAAGGGAATCCAAAATGGTGAAAACTATTAAGTTAATTATAGCTGTATTGTACCATCCACTGGTATTGAACCTCCTCTGTTGGAGTATTAACTGCTCCACAAAAACAGTCTGAAGACGGTTATGAGACAGGAGTTGATCGTACAAATACGATAATGTTTGAACTTATTGTCCTGTTAGCATCCAAGCTAGCTGACAGTTAGCAAGAATGTCGCATATTTCATTGATTGAAATGGTGAACAATCCCAAGAACAAAATGCCAGGGGGGAGTAAACGGCCTTGTACAGAGAAAATCGGAGGAGATATTGTGACTGACCTGGCTAGCTAGCGTTTTAGCACTTAGCTCATCAGCTACAGTTCCTAAAGCCTCAACAACCAAATCCTGTCAGGTTTCTTTTAAGCGATGGTGCCGTGTTTCAACATCTCAGAAATTAACCAGTACGATGTCATTATCAGCGATAGAAAAAATGTTCAGAATTACAAAAATATGACTCAGTAAACTGGAATTATTCTTTAAGATGAGGTAAAAATGAAGTATTGGATAGAAATGCTTTGGCTAATTACTTTCAGCCCTTGCTGTCTGTGGTGCATGTGATATGTTCCACACTACATACTGTAGGTAGCGGAAGGAAGGCAGACATCACTGTGCAGTAGTGTGCATTAGGAATCCAGAAGCCACAAGTACAAGTTGGTTTTCCTTCTCTCTTGTCTTCCCCCGCTTGCCCCCAAGCCAAACCACTCTTTCTGATACCTCAGCCTCTGTCCAAATGATTCATTCAACCATCCACCCActaaagaaacactgaaacaaagagCGAACGCAACATAAAACAGCCTATACTTTTCCAACCACATGCCTTTGCACACAGACtagcacacccacacacacacaaactgtaaaatttGTGCACCAGCGTGCATACccacagcacaaaacaaaaaaaaaaaaaaagaagacatattTACTCACccagatatacacacataccAAGTTACACACACTCTTGTTCACCATCATTCCatccacacactcacatgcatcCTCTTTTCCTGCAGCCCCGAGGCAACACCATTCCTGCCACCGCAGGTCCCGGCCCACTTCCAGCGCAGACCTGAGATGACATCATTCCTatacccccccccctctctgcACCCATCCTAGTCTAACAAAGGGCTGCGTTCCAACACAAATCATCCAACCCTGTCCTTAATGACAGGGTAGAGCTAAGTGATGCCAGGGGGCAGGAGCGCTGGAGGTACTTTGGTCTGGGATGCTGCCCGCTCAGGATTCCTCCCTGAAACATGTggtttgttctctctctctgaatggaGCAAGAACGGAGAAATGGATGGATGAGGAGAGCAGGGAGCAGGGAAAAGGGAGACCACAAAGTAAGCTCATGGCCCAAAGGGAGAGATCATTTGGAGCTCAGGTGGGATGTGAGTCGGCTTTCATCTTGGGGTGGCTTTCTTCTGTGGATGGCATTAAATAGCAGAAGTATACCCTTTGGACAGAATATGAGGATGAGGTTCACGCATGCAATTCAATCGCTTTTGCAAATTTCCTACTGACATCAGTGCATATGGGCGCTATTTAATcctgtggttaggtttagggttatgCACATGACATGACCAAGGTTTATTTTTGACCCTCCATTGCACGTACAGCTGAAGCGAACAAATGTAGGAAATAATGAAGTTCTTGAGCAGTTGTGGAAAGAAAATCCTTTCCAAGGCTTTAAAGCTATCCAAAAGGATATAATACAATTTCTTTACTTGAAATTTATGACGCTGTCCTCGGCAAGCTTAAATATTCTGAAAACCTGACAAGAAATCAGAGCTAATTTTGAGTCTTTTTAGACAAGTCTGAGTCAAATCTCATGTCATTAAAAACAGGTACGACTGCAGTCTCGAGTTTTGTAGAAACAAGACTCAAGTCTAGTCTCAAGTCTTGTTAGTCTGGGACCCTCAAGAGAAGTCTCAAATCCTTAAGTACAAGTTAAAGTCAAGTCTTGAGTCATTTaagacaagtcaagtcaagGTAATTCAAaacaagtccaagtcaagtcacaAGTAATTCAAAATAAGTCCAAGTCAAGTTTAAGGTATTCGACACAAGTCCAAGTTATGTCTCAAGTCTTATAATAACGAGTCTAAGTCAATTTGTGACAAGTCCAAGTCATTTTAGACAAGTCTGATTCAAGTCTTGTCATTAGAAATCTCAGCTCAAATCTCAAGGACAAGTCCAAGTTAAGTCCTGCAATAGCAAATCTCATGTCAGGTCTAATTTCCTTGCGGACACGTCCAAGTCATTTGATACAAGTGCAAGATAAGCCTCAAGTTTTCTAACAGTGAGCCTCAACACGTCTCAAGGCCTCATAGACATGTCCAAGTCAAATCTTCAGTTAAGTCTGAAGTCCTCAAGAACAAGTTCAAATCAAGGCACAAGTCCAAGTCAAGCAAGTCATAAATCTTCATCGACAAATTGCAAGTCTGTTGAAGTCTCTTTATGTCAATTTAGTGTGGACTTCaaagctgtgttttgttttgttttgttttttttggcctattgctatcctgttatttttttattgttctgggATTTTACCCGGTCAAAACTTGAGACTTGGAATGCTTTTGCTTTCAGGTTTCAAGTCAAGTCTTAGGGGACAAGTCTTTAGTAAGTCGAATCTTATTCCAGTCAAGTCCAAGTCTTCATTTTTGTGACTGTCTTGAGTCTCAAGTCTACAATTCTGcaagaaataatgtaaaacatacCTGTAggttttttaatgaaaaattcTAAAGACGTTATTGGAACAACTTTGGATGTTTCTCATCagtaaaaaatctaaaaaacatttgttcCAAAATACAAAAGACTGAGTGACTCCAAATGGATTTTCTTCTTAAGAGCCCTAAGGATTTTTTGACTACGTCAGGAAAGTAAATGCAATGAACAGATAAAACCCTTGCCTAGGCAGAAATACAGATAACTGGCTTTATACTAATCATTAAGACAATCCAGTTTTGACAAATCTGCTGTAGCACTCAGAGGGATCCTGGTCCCTGTTTGATATTAGCCACATGTGAGCCCGCCTGCCTGGTGCTGTGCTGTAAACCTGTCATTGTTCTGGGTCAGCTCCCTTAGGATGTCCTTAAggcccaccacacacacacacacacacacacacacacacacacactcacacaaacacacactgcagcaggattcctcctcctcctcctcctcctcctcctctttctcggTGGGGAACAGGCCAAGAGCGGACAGCCTGTGTTCCGTCAAGGCGTCCAAAATTCCATGACTTTCCCAGAATTCCCGTCCGGAGCCAAGTCATATATTCTGTTGTCATCCTCAAGACTCTAATGAAAACCCACGGGGAACAGAGGCTGATCGTGTCTGCGCACCCACACGCCATTTACaccataatgaaaatatacaccAAATATGACTCATCACGCACCACTGCGAATGCTAGATATGCGTTAAAACGGTTTCATTCTAAACAGCTGCCGGTGTGCTATAGGATACAGGTCTGACTTATTGAATTAATTTGCTCCGCGTGTAAACCACTAATAACAGGATACAGTTCATCTAGTTGCATGAAAATAGCAGGGTATTGTGAGTATTTTCAACACTGTGAATCATTCAGTCCACTTGCACACCCAATCCAACTAAAATAAGACTCAGTACGTCACATTAGATCATaatattacacatttttatcaatCTTTATTGCATTACATGTTGTTAAGCAGCTCTCTGAAATTGCATTCCTGCTGTATTGTTCACtacaatataattttaaatgcTGTCTTGGGGTTAAGCTGTTTATTTTGATATAGTCCATCAGActgagggggggtgggggggagtgAAGCGCAGTGCcagaaaatatgaatgaaaactgGCCCACCGAGGATAAAAAAGCTGTTTAAAAGAGCTTTCCATGGTTTTTAATGTAAGCGATGGCTTTGATAGGCCGCAGACTTATATTCACAAATGAATGTGTCAAGTATTAAGGTGCCTTATAAatcactctccctctcccctcttttCTTAGCCTTTCTGAGAGGTTTGGAGGAGCACCGTGATTGCTTACAGCTCTGGCCCTTTTTGTCAGTAACGTTGCCTAAATCAACAGTCGCCCTGCTGTTTTAGTGCATAAGAAATTTTTAAGATTATAATGGGACCGTAAAACGGAAACCTGCTATATAATGTGATTGACGGCCAAGCCTCGCACAAGCTCAGACAGTGCTGCCGTAATGGTGTGTGTTTAGGATGGGTGACAATAATATTTCAATCaacgtgtgtgcgtgcgtgtgtgtggtttcGTAAGACTCCGTTAATCAAACAATTCGGAATTAAATGCAATTGTGGTTTTCAAAATTTGGGTTCCATAGAATCAGTGGAACAGGGTATAACACGTTAAAAGAGGAAAGATGGTCTGCGTGATGAGGTCTGTCCATAACAAAGATTTTCCTCTCtattgaaagaaaaaaggaggaaataataACTCTTTTCCAACCTTTAACTCCAACTTAATTGCTTAAACATTTCCTCTACAGATCCATATGTGAACCTGAGCCAAGCGACAGGCTTTTGGCACTCTTCAAGCCACATTTGAGAATTTCCTACTCATTCAGAGGTGTTGCTTAATCACATTCACCGGCTGCCTGAAGAACGTGACGAAAGACGGCCTCATTGAGATTGGCCTGTGGAGACCGCTTGATGTTCCTTTAATTTTGTTGCACTTAGCATGTTTTTGTGAGATCTTTGTCATAATTGTTGAGTGGATACGGGTTTATTTCTCTCTGCTGGCCACCATTTTCCATTTGGAACCTAAAAACGTCTTCtaaaagtgatgaaaaacaGGGCTAACATCCTGCTTTTGCAATAACTTTGTCAGAAGTGCAACAGACACTTTTAAGTCAGTGTATcaacgatttttttttttttacttcatttaacTGAAGTGCTCAGACAAAtaaaatgctgttgttcattttttccattagacttagagtctacagccatgctagcatctCTATGGTTGTACTTAGGCATGGCGATGCTAGTTAGCAGGTAATATTAGGAAGAGTGTGCTGTTGCTACTTCACCAGCTCATTAGGTGCTCATgtataaaaaaatgtgaaaaaccaCTTCAGCACTCGGCCTTTATCAAGGTGATTAatacaatgtgtaaaatgtgtagCAGGTAATATTATTAACTATGTTTACCATGTATTATTAgtctgttagcatgctagcatttgctaattagcagatTAGTATCACAGAGTACAGCTGACATTGAACCGAATTGCAATTTGGACCCAAAATCTGATCACTAAagtaattcatcctgagggctGCATGAATCTGTTTGCCAAAagtcatggcaatccatccgatACTTAGATAGTTGGGgaatttcactctgaaccaaaaTATGTCAGCCAATGTCAGTGGGATTCATCCGCTAGAGAGCTTGAGTTTCTTTACAAAATGTAATAGGAATGtgtccaatagttgttgagatatttcaatctggaccagAGTGGTGGGCCAACAGGTTGACATCAGCATCTCTAGAGCCACACCGTTAGCATGGCTAAAAGCAAGAATTGTGCTATGTATatattactgtatgttaaagAATGTTAATTCTAAATTATTAGACAAATGTTTATAGAGTTAAGCTAAAAACAGACCTTAAGAGGCAAAAACCGCACGGTATATTTTCACATGTGCATTGCTGGGTGGCCAAATGGCAACAAAGACTGTTTATACCTGAGAGTTCCTGTCAGAGTCTAAATTACACCGGCCAACAAGGACAAGAGAGCAGACAAACCGTCATTGCATCATCTGCCCTTTAACATTGTCTCTCCATGTGCACGGCTTCAACTAAGAACTGACACCACAGCAATGAACTGCAATGCCTTCACGACTGGGCAACGGAGATGCAACCTAAAACAAACCATAATTATCTATTTGTGGTCCTGCTTCAGGCAAATATGAACATAatacaaaagcacacacacacacgatgttTGGAGTTCCAGTAAGTTCTGCAACCACAGTTTAGTCTCCAGGGGATACTGGGTTCCTCTTAGCTGAACTTCTTCGCTTTCTTTCCTGaatgacacatgcacacacgctcACGCACGCATTAAATGTAACACTAGCTCAGTCCAGACCACACTGTCACTGGGGCAGTTTGCCTCGCCTGCCTGCTGCGAGCCTGGCCGGTGCCTTTTTTCCTAGACATTGCTTCAGACTCATACTATCTGTTTCCACAGCCGTGCGCCTGCTGACCCAAGAATGCGGACAGCACTCCGGTACATTGTTTTACAAGGCTAAGCAGCGTATTTGAGATGTGAAATGTAGACTCTGCTTGTTTTGTGGGAGAAAAACCCAACCGTGTGTGTTTGCGCTTGTGTGAATATGATCTGAATTTGTTTTAACCGATAATGTGAGGTTCTTGTTTCTCAAATTTGGCGACATCTTTGGAGAAAAAAGGTAATTGCTTCAGTGTTCTACACTAAACATACAGCAATAATGAAGACGCAGAATGTGGACCATAGCATCTTATATATCTTGTACCCTTGCATATTAAATCCAGACACATCATGAGAAAAAAGCACTTACAAATTCTTTATAGATGAGCAAAATGGacctttttttaataaacattttacattagAACTTTATCTCAGTGCTGCACTGGAGGAGCCCCAATTCTGCTCATTTTTTCCTCATGACTCAAGGatcttccttctctttttatatattttgtaaatattaaaataaaccaACCGCACAGGAAATTCATAGGATTGTCGTTTGCTGTagagtttcattttcttttcccttcttttgtctttatttcttcctcttttcgtcctcatctttttttcataGACCCATAGCTTAGTGTGTATGTCAGCATCCAGATGTTtttcaaatttgtgattttttttttttttttttactgcttttcttgTATTCACTGTTTATTATAATGTTGACATATTAATGTTGGAAGACCTCCcgatggatggaaggatggtGAGTTCATTGCTTTGAATCACCTGTGCTGCACACTATATGTCAGTCAGATGATTACAGCCTTTTATCCTGAAAGACATTATGTGCTGAAACACGGATTCATCAGACTAATATGAAAAAGATTGCATCGGTTATGAATGTGAGGCTTTCTCCACTTTATTTTGATGTTTGCCTACGAGCCAGCACTCCAGTGTAATATGTGTGATTTCCTATAATAATTATCTgctaaaaaatacacattaagaaaaaaagaaatctcccttcaaacagaaatgaatgCCACAGTTCCTTGTCTTCAGTTACCAATTGTGTCAGCAAGAGGCTCTTAGAGCTCTCCAaacttcttgtttttgttcacttgttattttttgtttctattcCCCCCACATGACGTAGGAGCTCACTCGTATTTTACATCCCATCCCTTCGCAAATGCGCTCGGCTGTTTCTCCAACCCTGTGGATTGTCTGTCAACCCCTTGTTCCCATGGCAATTAGTTAGAAAACCTTGGCCAATTATCCGCTGCTCTTGAACACACGCCTGAAAAACTGTTCCGAGCGACAATGTGCCACCGCTCTCCCAAAACTTCCTCAATGGAGGGGAGAGATTTGTGTGATGGGTTAATAGTAGGATAGTAAAAGTGGTGCGGAGGCGACATTGTTGAGTTCATGTTGGTTTATAGTGCGCTGTGACCCTATTCAATGTTTTATAGTGATGGGTGTCTGTCTACATATCCAGATGAATGGGACAAGAGCCACATAAAGGGGACCAGACAACACAGAACCATAAAAGCGTGGTGCAGACTTGAGGCCcgcttcagaaaaaaaaaaaaaaaaaacaacaaaaaaaaaaaacagatgaaagaagcAAGTACGTGTTTGAAATGAGAAGTCAAAGCGTCACAGTGACTCAAACACTAACTCATGGCAAGGGGAAGACTTTAAAAGCTGAGGGCCATGCTGCACAACCTGTTACATACTTTGCCAGGCAAAGTAACAGAGATTGAGTGTCTTTCTATTCTGTGTGTAGGTGACGCGTCCCCTCAAGAATGTGGTTCTCTTCCTCTCGCCGTTCGCTTCAATTTCCCCTCTGCTCGCTTACTTCACTCACACAGCCGAGAAGCTGTCGCTTGAGGAATCTGGAAAACACCAGCGGGGAATGAGAGGAATTTCTGCTTTTCGTTTTTCCTTAACCACCCCCTCACCCCTTGCTCTCTTTACTTTGGACGCCTCTGCACAGCCGGGCTCTTGagttttctcttgtttctgaATGCAGCCCAACAATAACAACCTCTCATAAACAATGGGGCTTGTTGATTGGGGGGTTGAGAAGGAGAGTGGCCGTTGCTGGCCCGTGCAGTCGGTTTTGCTGGCAGTGGGCCTCCCGAACGGTCCTAAAAGTCCGAAAGTACAGGCTACATCGAGGACTGTGAAAGATTTAAGGGCAACTTTAAAAATGCACCATCTCTGAAGGACCATAAACACATGCTTTAGTTCTTCCTTAATCTCTTTCTTAATCTATCTTTCCTCCAAAAGGACTTTGATGGACCAAACTCTGAAAGGGGATGCTGGTGAATGTCAGGAAACCACAAAAgtacagggaaaaaaatggtAGTTTGGAATTCTCTGCTTTTACGGCACCCATGGACTCGTAAAGGGAGTCTGGATCACATCGGCTAGGATTTTGAACAAGACGGCCATGGAGCTCTGCCCCGTCCTTTTAAGCCTATGGGCAAAACACTAGAGAGCTAAGAGTCACATGCCATTTCAACAGTTAAACCCTGTGTCCGTGACAGGGAAATGATAATACAGAGTGATGTGTCCTGGAATAACTCGGCCTCTACTGTTTCCATTTTGGAAGATAATACCGCACATTACTGGACATTGTCCCTCATCTGCTGAACCGTTTTTAAGACTCTCGCATCaactaaatcaaaataaaatgtcaaaagagaTTCATTGTGACTAGGAAGGGTAAACAAAccactgtattttattataatttccTACAGCTTGCATACCAGAGAAAGATTTTTGGACATACAAAAGTTTTTCCAAAATATCCAAGATGCACAAACAAGACCTTACACACACTCCAGGGCCTTTAGTGTCAACAGACAGGAATAGAGTGCCACCTTGTGGACAAAGAAGAACAAGcatctcacttttttttttggaaatataGAAGGAAGAAGAGGGGCAGAAAATAATATAGATCCCTTGTCTCTTGTCCATCACTCTTTGCAGACATGTTTTTCTATCTCTCATCACAGTgcataataaattatttaagaatcctgtttttgttctgaGATTTTCACACTTTATTCACAGGATTAAACACTCAACAAGCAAAATAAACCCCATTCTTGCAGTCattcactcatacacacaccacacactcatCAAAAAAAGGCTCAAAATCTCAATCAGCGTCTGGAGTCCGTGGAGGGTCAGCTGGTCATCATTTGTCTGCAGGCTTGAACGGATCAGACCATATCTTTACACCTTGagccaaaaaaagaagaaatcatgtcAGTTATGTACCGTATGTAACTGTAATGTTAAACTACTATTACAGCATTAAGTTGTACATAAAAGAATGGTCACTAAGTTCTCATCAGACCCGTTCAACAGTCTACTTTacttactgtgtttgtgtataacTCGTCATATAGGACATTACAGTGGGTgtcttaaattaaaattaatttgtgtatatttttaggtaattaaaaaagaaaaaagaaaatgcccAGTGCCACAAGACAAACATTTCACAGAAGTAAcgtgtatgtgttttttgtgtgttttttgtttgtagaatttagaataatatatattttaagttattttaaattGCCCCGTGTACAAATCTAGTGTCAGCTCTTACCCACGGGCTGCACATCTGCCTGGTTGATTCCTGCCCGGTTCGTCTTTTGGACTTCTcctaagacaaagaaaagaatacAGTGTATTCAGTTGAAGATGCTTGTggtcaaaaaaatcaatgtCATAAGCAAGATTTTCACGTAACAcaatcagtttgttgttttttgtggtggtggaaagtaaccaagTGTGTTTACACAAGTACAGAATTTAAGTGCAATTTTGGGGTACTCAAAGGTTCAAGgtacatttcattcatttcttgtacttttactaaagtacgTCTTTGAATGCAGgtcttttacttgtaatggagtttATTTAAGTTATAGTGATACtaattttacttaagttaaagtACCTATAACAGTAACTCTAACCAAGAATAAGGAAAGGTTTCCACATCTGAACAATAAGAGGAGTGGTTGTACAAGACATATGGTAAAAGTCCAACTCTTTAAATGAATTTTCCTGGCATCACTTGTCTTTGTCTTAGTTGCTTTAACTACATGTTTATGGTTTCAGAAGAAGTGGAAAGGGAACATTTagggtaaacaaacaaataaacaaacctAAAAAGCTTGCTTGCAACACACGCAACActtgtttatttagtctttgAATGGCAGTTTCTTTCCTTTTAGCTGTTTTGAAAAGCTTTTGATGAATGTTTTAGACACATGTTTTAGACATATAACACCAGCTAacggctaacgttagctaaagtATTAACTATAACTGTAAGAAAAAACACTTAGCTAACCAAAGGCTTTGTGTTGCGTATTGAACGTGTACAGTAGATGCTTTTAGCGCTGCAAAATACCTCCTGACATTACGTTTAGTTTCACTGTGAACTCCTGATTGTATAACTGAGGCTACAACGTCAGGAAAGCTGGTACTTACTGTACTCATTTTTGTGCGTCAGAGGGTAGAAGAATATCGGGTAAAACGCAGCGGCAACAGCCGTTATAAAGCCTCCAAATACCAACGCTATTCTcctattttttgacatttttaccgCTTCATCGGAGGACTAACTCTCACCTCCAAGTGCACACAATGTTTACAAAAATAGCTTCCGGCGTAAAGGTCACCAAAACCACGCGTGTCTAGACGGTGACCCTAGAGTTGTGAaaactctcgcgagatttgtTTCAAGCgctcattttaacccaaaccatgatctttctctaaccttaacccagtgtttttgtgcctaaacctaactagaccttaaccacagcgttgtcacgtCACAAAACATAACTATTGACAAACAATTACAATGACAGACAACGCGCACAACGAAGGAACAACACGTacaaatctcgcgagagtttcTTAAGAGTCACATGCTGCAGCACAACAATAATAAGGAAGTCTGTGTGCTGTTTGGCGACTTTATCCTCTCTTATAGGATAAAAAATGAGGTTTTTAGCCGTTATAGTGCATTTTCTTTGTTACTTTTACTCGTATGGAGTGACAGAAGAAAACGAGCCAATTCAGACATTTGTAATTCCTCACAGTCACATGGATGTTGGCTGGGTGTACACTATTCAGGTGGGTTTCTGTGACCaggtttttttgtaattaaggtgttaaaggataggttcacaatttttcaagtgtgccttaaaatatgaacagtgaaagaggtttacCTCattgtaataattcctcctgttcatactggctgttaaaagatcctcttcaaatgtgctttcaatgtaggtaatgggggccaaaatccagtttatctgaagctgatatgaggcttcagcagtctgagttagtcctGTCAAGTGgatatttacagtctttttagcatcaaattcccttcGTGTTTcttcggacagtgtttccctgttgagctgcaggtggaagtatagtgacaaaaagaggaactttggcactaaaaagactgttacGTTGGatgatatctacttgatttgactcatttaaaaCTTCATATTAACTtgagataaacttttaaatcgttttgcacagaa
This genomic interval carries:
- the smim20 gene encoding small integral membrane protein 20, with amino-acid sequence MSKNRRIALVFGGFITAVAAAFYPIFFYPLTHKNEYREVQKTNRAGINQADVQPVGVKIWSDPFKPADK